A part of Solicola gregarius genomic DNA contains:
- a CDS encoding SDR family oxidoreductase: MAYFVTGATGFIGRHLVAELVDHRDGDIHVLVREQSFERFERLRHQCGGTDRLKPVIGELCEPQLGVDDDWVATHRGDIDHVFHLAALYDMTAPAERNDELNIGGTRAALGLAEAVDAGLFHQVSSIAVAGDFRGRFDESMFAEGQGLPSAYHRTKYESERIVREEAGVPWRVYRPAIVVGSSETGAMDKVDGPYYFFPLLKRMRDSLPQWTPLVGMDLGNTNIVPVDYVARAMDHLAHKPGLDGRAFHLVNPEPQPTVDVVNTLARAAKAPRFALQVDRRVTGLVPSSLVQSALQSAPARFLLRQSVGRLGIPAEVVAHTSLPTTFEDQATEHELSGSGIACPDLETYASVLWGYWEQHLDADVLSDPRLKAALQGRCVVITGASSGIGKATALRVAALGGIPVLVARNLDKLEETRLEIEMLGGRTYVYSCDLSDMAAIDELTKRLVEEHDTIDVIVNNAGRSIRRSLHLSYDRFHDFERTMTLNYFGAIRLVMGLATKLGEDGGGHIVNISSIGVQTNPPRFSAYVASKAALDAWSRVVSSELIGDGITFTTIHMPLVKTPMIAPTKIYDAFPTITPAQAADLVLTAVRDRPHELNTPLGTAGEVGHALAPKLAFRILHQAYKVFPDSSAAKGASADDTATSEQVLLAKVLKGVHW, translated from the coding sequence ATGGCGTACTTCGTGACGGGCGCGACGGGGTTCATCGGCCGGCACCTGGTCGCCGAGTTGGTCGACCACCGCGACGGTGACATCCACGTCCTCGTCCGCGAGCAGTCGTTCGAGCGGTTCGAGCGGTTGCGCCACCAGTGTGGCGGCACCGACCGGCTCAAGCCCGTCATCGGCGAGCTGTGCGAGCCACAGCTCGGTGTCGACGACGACTGGGTCGCCACGCATCGCGGCGACATCGACCACGTCTTCCACCTGGCGGCGCTGTACGACATGACGGCGCCGGCAGAACGCAACGACGAGCTGAACATCGGCGGCACGCGGGCCGCGCTCGGGCTCGCCGAGGCCGTCGACGCGGGACTGTTCCATCAGGTGTCGTCCATCGCCGTCGCCGGCGACTTCCGCGGCCGCTTCGACGAGTCCATGTTCGCCGAGGGCCAGGGTCTGCCGTCGGCGTACCACCGCACCAAGTACGAGTCGGAGCGGATCGTACGCGAGGAGGCAGGCGTGCCGTGGCGGGTCTACCGACCCGCGATCGTCGTGGGCAGCTCCGAGACCGGCGCGATGGACAAGGTCGATGGGCCTTACTACTTCTTCCCGCTCCTCAAGCGGATGCGCGACTCGCTGCCGCAGTGGACTCCGCTCGTCGGCATGGACCTCGGCAACACGAACATCGTTCCGGTCGACTACGTCGCGCGGGCGATGGACCATCTCGCCCACAAGCCCGGTCTCGACGGTCGCGCGTTCCATCTCGTCAACCCCGAGCCGCAGCCGACGGTCGACGTCGTGAACACGCTGGCCCGCGCGGCGAAGGCGCCGCGGTTCGCCCTGCAGGTCGACAGGCGCGTTACCGGCCTCGTACCGTCCTCGCTGGTGCAGTCGGCGCTGCAGAGCGCGCCGGCGAGGTTCCTGCTCCGCCAGAGCGTCGGGCGCCTCGGCATACCCGCCGAGGTGGTCGCGCACACGTCGCTGCCGACGACGTTCGAAGACCAGGCGACCGAACACGAGCTGTCCGGCAGTGGCATCGCCTGCCCCGACCTCGAGACGTACGCATCGGTGCTGTGGGGCTACTGGGAGCAGCACCTCGACGCCGATGTGCTGTCGGACCCGCGGCTGAAGGCCGCGCTGCAGGGACGCTGCGTGGTGATCACCGGAGCGTCGTCCGGCATCGGCAAGGCGACCGCGCTGCGGGTCGCCGCGCTGGGGGGCATCCCCGTGCTCGTCGCGCGCAACCTCGACAAGCTCGAGGAGACACGGCTCGAGATCGAGATGCTCGGCGGGCGGACGTACGTCTACTCCTGCGATCTGTCCGACATGGCCGCGATCGACGAGCTGACCAAGCGGCTCGTCGAGGAGCACGACACGATCGACGTGATCGTCAACAATGCGGGGCGGTCGATCCGGCGGTCGCTGCACCTGTCGTACGACCGCTTCCACGATTTCGAGCGCACCATGACGCTGAACTACTTCGGCGCGATCCGGCTCGTCATGGGCCTGGCGACCAAGCTCGGCGAGGATGGCGGCGGGCACATCGTCAACATCTCGTCGATCGGCGTGCAGACGAACCCCCCGCGGTTCTCCGCGTACGTCGCGTCGAAGGCAGCGCTCGACGCGTGGAGCCGGGTGGTGAGCTCGGAGCTGATCGGCGACGGCATCACGTTCACGACGATCCACATGCCGCTGGTCAAGACGCCGATGATCGCGCCCACGAAGATCTACGACGCGTTCCCGACGATCACGCCGGCACAGGCTGCCGATCTGGTGCTCACGGCCGTACGCGACCGGCCACATGAGCTGAACACCCCGCTCGGCACCGCCGGCGAGGTCGGTCACGCACTGGCACCGAAGCTGGCTTTCCGGATCCTGCACCAGGCGTACAAGGTCTTTCCCGACTCGTCCGCGGCGAAGGGCGCGTCGGCCGACGACACCGCGACGAGCGAGCAGGTGCTGCTGGCGAAGGTGCTCAAGGGCGTCCACTGGTGA
- a CDS encoding TA system VapC family ribonuclease toxin encodes MIVDANILLYAVDSRSPRHDAASEWLTIALRGDRRVALPWQTIGAFVRIITHPRVTESPLTGPDAWRFVQDWLAVPVCWIPPATDRTARTLGTLIERHGLSGNAIPDAQLAALAIEHGVSVVSNDSDFARFPEVAWENPLA; translated from the coding sequence ATGATCGTCGACGCGAACATCCTGCTCTACGCGGTCGATTCACGGTCACCGCGCCATGACGCTGCCAGCGAGTGGCTCACCATCGCACTTCGCGGCGACAGGCGGGTAGCCCTTCCCTGGCAGACGATCGGTGCCTTCGTCCGCATCATCACCCACCCCAGAGTCACGGAGTCACCACTCACGGGACCCGATGCCTGGAGGTTCGTTCAGGACTGGCTCGCGGTCCCGGTGTGCTGGATTCCACCGGCCACCGACCGAACGGCTCGGACGTTGGGGACGCTCATCGAGCGTCATGGGCTCAGCGGCAATGCGATTCCGGACGCCCAGCTGGCCGCCCTCGCGATCGAGCACGGTGTGAGTGTCGTGTCGAACGATTCCGACTTCGCTCGGTTTCCCGAGGTCGCGTGGGAGAATCCGCTGGCATAG
- a CDS encoding ribbon-helix-helix protein, CopG family, whose protein sequence is MRTTLSLDPDVVAAVERLRREEELGLSEAVNALVRSGLAARSASGHEPYQPRSIDVGIKVDVSNVAETLDLLDAG, encoded by the coding sequence ATGCGCACCACGTTGAGCCTTGACCCGGATGTCGTCGCCGCCGTCGAGCGGCTGCGACGTGAAGAAGAGCTCGGGCTCAGTGAGGCAGTCAACGCGTTGGTGCGATCGGGCCTGGCAGCACGTTCGGCATCGGGCCATGAGCCATATCAGCCGCGGAGCATCGACGTCGGCATCAAGGTCGACGTGTCGAACGTCGCGGAGACTCTCGACCTGCTCGACGCGGGTTGA
- a CDS encoding sulfurtransferase — MTRSPIIDREELAELLVSPEPPALLDVRFVLSVDGGGPTGRAAFEEGHLFDAQFVDLDVDLADPPGERGRHPLPDPGRFAAAMRRVGVRMDRAVVVYDQADGSAAARAWWLLTHHGHDDVRVLDGGYDGWVAAGGNTTALVQSVEAGDFVARPGRRKVLDVDGTAALAREGLLLDARQPERYRGEVEPIDPVAGHIPGAVSASTRDNVTADGRWRSADDLRERFAALGAGTAGEIGAYCGSGVTAAHEVLALELAGYDAALYPGSWSEWVADPARPVATGGA; from the coding sequence ATGACCCGGTCACCGATCATCGATCGCGAGGAGCTCGCCGAGCTGTTGGTCTCGCCCGAGCCGCCCGCCCTGCTGGACGTACGCTTCGTGCTCAGCGTCGACGGCGGCGGGCCGACGGGCCGAGCTGCGTTCGAAGAAGGGCACCTGTTCGACGCCCAGTTCGTCGACCTGGACGTCGATCTCGCCGACCCGCCCGGCGAGCGCGGCCGGCACCCGCTGCCCGACCCGGGACGCTTCGCGGCGGCGATGCGCCGGGTCGGCGTCCGCATGGATCGAGCGGTCGTCGTGTACGACCAGGCCGATGGAAGCGCGGCCGCTCGGGCGTGGTGGTTGCTCACGCATCACGGTCACGACGACGTACGCGTGCTCGACGGCGGGTACGACGGTTGGGTTGCGGCGGGCGGCAACACGACCGCGCTCGTGCAAAGCGTCGAGGCAGGAGACTTCGTCGCACGCCCGGGTCGCCGGAAGGTCCTGGACGTCGACGGTACGGCCGCGCTCGCCCGCGAGGGGCTGCTGCTCGATGCGCGGCAGCCGGAGCGGTACCGCGGCGAGGTCGAGCCGATCGACCCCGTCGCCGGTCACATCCCGGGCGCCGTCAGCGCGTCGACGAGAGACAACGTCACGGCCGACGGCCGGTGGCGCTCGGCCGATGACCTGCGCGAACGGTTCGCCGCGCTCGGCGCCGGCACGGCCGGCGAGATCGGAGCGTACTGCGGGTCCGGCGTCACGGCCGCGCACGAGGTGCTGGCACTCGAGCTCGCCGGGTACGACGCCGCGCTGTACCCCGGCTCGTGGAGCGAGTGGGTCGCCGACCCGGCGCGTCCGGTCGCGACGGGTGGTGCTTGA
- a CDS encoding thymidine kinase, producing the protein MANLQFFNGTMDSGKSTLALQVNHNHAARGRVGRLFTSHDRRGDAILSSRLGLSVDAVEVPPDFDFWAYAVHDLTHGGRIDYMVCDEAQFYTPAQVDQLARIADELQIDVFCFGILTDFRTRLFPGSARLVELADRVQTVQVEALCWCGERATHNARTENGEMVTEGEVVVVGDVDAPPTEVAYEVLCRQHHRRRMTAARAKAAALSPDVLPFDHEARMLGGKR; encoded by the coding sequence GTGGCGAATCTCCAGTTCTTCAACGGCACCATGGACTCGGGGAAGTCGACTCTCGCGCTCCAGGTCAATCACAACCACGCGGCGCGGGGGAGGGTCGGACGCCTGTTCACGTCGCACGACCGTCGCGGTGATGCGATCCTGTCCAGCCGGCTCGGGTTGTCCGTCGACGCCGTCGAGGTCCCGCCCGACTTCGACTTCTGGGCGTACGCCGTGCACGACCTCACCCACGGTGGCCGGATCGACTACATGGTGTGTGACGAGGCGCAGTTCTACACGCCCGCCCAGGTCGACCAGCTGGCCCGCATCGCCGACGAGCTACAGATCGACGTGTTCTGCTTCGGAATCCTGACCGACTTCCGCACCAGGCTGTTCCCCGGATCGGCGCGGCTCGTCGAGCTCGCCGACCGGGTGCAGACCGTCCAGGTCGAGGCACTGTGCTGGTGCGGCGAGCGGGCGACCCACAACGCGCGGACGGAGAACGGCGAGATGGTCACCGAGGGGGAGGTCGTCGTGGTCGGCGACGTCGACGCGCCTCCGACAGAGGTCGCGTACGAGGTGCTGTGTCGCCAGCACCACCGGCGGCGAATGACCGCTGCTCGCGCGAAGGCCGCCGCGTTGTCGCCGGATGTGCTGCCGTTCGACCATGAGGCCCGGATGCTGGGAGGCAAGCGATGA
- a CDS encoding ABC transporter substrate-binding protein: MNRLNVVLTALLAVVLMTTTACGDDDPAGAETSAANAAPAEEGAFPVEIEHKYGTTTVEEEPERVVVVGLKEQDDLLALGVVPVATTEWLDDTPGGLYPWAKERLVGADVPASLNQDDGVQFEKVAAQRPDLIIGLYSGLTQADYDKLSQIAPTVAQPGDIPDYGIGWQEELLTVGKAVGRPEAAQEIVDDVEGKIEDVAKKHPEFQGKHAIFATPYEGTYVYGSADPRSRLLTDIGFELPSDIDDVVGTKDFGANISAENTEFVDTDALVWLTNVMEDKDAILDNEVYTSLPVHEEGRDVFVGDAKHPDYGFSISFVTALSVPYTLDRLVPQLAAAVDGDPATKVPTPKD; encoded by the coding sequence GTGAACCGACTGAACGTAGTACTGACCGCGCTGCTGGCCGTCGTCCTCATGACCACGACGGCGTGCGGCGACGATGACCCGGCCGGCGCGGAGACGTCTGCGGCCAACGCCGCACCCGCGGAGGAGGGCGCCTTCCCGGTCGAGATCGAGCACAAGTACGGCACCACGACCGTCGAGGAGGAGCCGGAGCGCGTCGTCGTCGTCGGCCTCAAGGAGCAGGACGACCTGCTCGCCCTCGGCGTCGTGCCGGTCGCCACCACCGAATGGCTCGACGACACACCGGGAGGCCTCTATCCCTGGGCGAAGGAGCGGCTCGTCGGCGCCGACGTACCCGCGTCGCTCAACCAGGACGACGGCGTGCAGTTCGAGAAGGTCGCGGCGCAGCGGCCCGACCTGATCATCGGCCTGTACTCAGGGCTGACCCAGGCCGACTACGACAAGCTCAGCCAGATCGCGCCGACGGTGGCGCAGCCCGGCGACATACCCGACTACGGCATCGGATGGCAGGAGGAGCTGCTCACGGTGGGCAAGGCGGTCGGGCGTCCCGAGGCCGCGCAGGAGATCGTCGACGACGTCGAGGGCAAGATCGAGGACGTCGCCAAGAAGCACCCGGAGTTCCAAGGCAAACATGCGATCTTCGCAACCCCGTACGAGGGCACGTACGTGTACGGCTCCGCGGATCCGCGGAGCCGGCTGCTGACCGACATCGGGTTCGAGCTGCCGAGCGACATCGACGACGTCGTGGGTACGAAGGACTTCGGCGCCAACATCAGTGCCGAGAACACCGAGTTCGTCGACACCGATGCGCTCGTGTGGCTCACCAACGTGATGGAGGACAAGGACGCCATCCTCGACAACGAGGTCTACACCTCGCTGCCCGTCCACGAGGAGGGCCGTGACGTGTTCGTCGGCGACGCGAAGCACCCGGACTACGGGTTCTCGATCTCGTTCGTCACCGCGCTGAGCGTCCCGTACACGCTCGACCGGCTCGTACCCCAGCTCGCGGCGGCCGTCGACGGCGACCCGGCGACGAAGGTGCCGACGCCGAAGGACTAG
- a CDS encoding P1 family peptidase, with product MAFEVPGVRIGHWTDAVGETGCTVVELPEGTTASHEVRGGAPASRELDLLDPDKTVDRIDAVVLTGGSAFGLAAADGVMRHFAERGRGVPTPGGNVPIVPTLALFDLAVGDNTSRPTAESGYVAAAATGGEQVLAGRVGAGTGAYVGHWRGPDGRRPGGLGHAVHRLGEIVVEALCAVNAYGDVDHGGQAVSFDSVRALPVGAGFDAGRAHTTIGLVVTNAALSKVDCRVVAQGAHDGLSRALTPPHTRFDGDGFVAAATGEVAAHVDVVRLLALAAVTDAIRSVG from the coding sequence ATGGCGTTCGAGGTACCCGGAGTGCGGATCGGCCACTGGACGGACGCGGTCGGCGAGACCGGATGCACGGTAGTCGAGCTCCCCGAAGGGACGACCGCATCGCACGAGGTCCGCGGGGGCGCGCCCGCGAGCCGTGAGCTCGACCTGCTCGATCCGGACAAGACCGTCGACCGGATCGACGCGGTCGTCCTGACCGGTGGATCCGCGTTCGGGCTGGCCGCGGCCGACGGTGTGATGCGGCACTTCGCCGAACGAGGCCGCGGCGTTCCGACGCCGGGCGGCAACGTACCGATCGTGCCGACGCTCGCGTTGTTCGATCTTGCGGTCGGTGACAACACCTCGCGGCCGACCGCCGAGTCCGGCTACGTCGCGGCGGCCGCGACCGGTGGGGAGCAGGTACTCGCCGGCCGCGTCGGTGCGGGCACGGGAGCGTACGTCGGCCACTGGCGCGGGCCTGACGGTCGCCGTCCGGGTGGTCTAGGTCATGCCGTCCACCGGCTCGGCGAGATCGTGGTCGAGGCGCTCTGCGCCGTCAACGCTTACGGCGACGTCGACCACGGAGGGCAGGCGGTGTCGTTCGACTCCGTACGCGCCCTGCCGGTAGGTGCCGGGTTCGACGCCGGCCGGGCACACACCACGATCGGGTTGGTCGTCACGAACGCCGCGCTGTCGAAGGTCGACTGCCGCGTCGTCGCGCAGGGAGCGCATGACGGGCTCTCTCGTGCGCTGACGCCGCCGCACACCCGTTTCGACGGTGACGGGTTCGTCGCGGCGGCGACCGGCGAGGTCGCGGCCCATGTCGACGTCGTACGCCTGCTCGCGCTCGCCGCCGTGACCGACGCGATCCGCTCGGTCGGTTGA
- a CDS encoding alkaline phosphatase family protein, translating into MLSHHPEGVVLPTYDGRSISQLVRSAGSATAGDANPLDLPPAPRYVLVLIDGLGRDLLAANADCAPYLSGLLDGSLTCGAPSTTVTSLTSLGTGLPPGAHGVVGYTSRIPGTRRTLNALRWSDDIDPLTWQPHPTELSRLASEGLNVSVVNSARFEGTGLTLCSQRGVPYYGISSVWERLDATVDACEASSRSLVYTYESTLDHLGHEHGCTSAKWRERLRDVDADMRRLREALPPDAALVVTADHGMLDLPADGRFDVEDRPDLLDDVLVFAGEARFRQLYVRTGAVDDVARRWRAYCGARAIVATRDEAERAGWFGPIDDRVRPRIGDVLVASLGEFAVFSSRWFGVELKMVGFHGSLTATEMTVPLLVDAPGS; encoded by the coding sequence ATGCTCTCGCACCATCCCGAGGGCGTCGTCCTCCCCACGTACGACGGTCGCAGCATCAGCCAGCTCGTGCGCAGCGCGGGCTCCGCAACCGCCGGTGACGCCAACCCGCTCGACCTGCCGCCGGCGCCGAGGTACGTGCTCGTGCTGATCGACGGGCTCGGTCGTGACCTGCTCGCGGCCAACGCCGACTGCGCGCCGTACCTCTCCGGGCTGCTCGACGGCTCGCTCACCTGCGGTGCGCCGTCGACGACGGTCACCAGCCTCACCTCGCTCGGCACCGGGCTGCCTCCCGGTGCGCACGGTGTCGTCGGCTACACCTCCCGAATCCCGGGTACGCGCCGCACGCTGAATGCCCTGAGGTGGAGCGACGACATCGACCCGCTCACGTGGCAGCCGCACCCGACCGAGCTGTCCCGGCTCGCCTCGGAGGGGCTGAACGTCTCGGTTGTCAACAGCGCTCGGTTCGAGGGCACGGGGCTGACGCTCTGCAGCCAGCGCGGCGTGCCGTACTACGGCATCTCCAGCGTATGGGAGCGCCTCGACGCGACGGTAGACGCGTGCGAGGCCTCGTCGCGCAGCCTGGTCTACACCTACGAGTCGACACTCGACCATCTCGGCCACGAGCACGGTTGCACCTCGGCGAAGTGGCGCGAACGGCTGCGCGACGTCGACGCCGACATGCGCCGTCTTCGCGAGGCACTGCCGCCCGACGCGGCGCTCGTTGTCACCGCCGACCACGGCATGCTCGACCTACCGGCCGACGGCAGGTTCGACGTCGAGGACCGACCCGACCTGCTCGACGACGTGCTGGTGTTCGCGGGGGAGGCGCGGTTCCGGCAGCTGTACGTACGCACGGGCGCCGTCGACGACGTCGCGCGGCGTTGGCGCGCGTACTGCGGAGCTCGAGCGATCGTCGCGACCCGCGACGAGGCCGAGCGCGCGGGCTGGTTCGGACCGATCGACGATCGCGTACGCCCACGCATCGGCGATGTCCTGGTGGCGTCGCTCGGGGAGTTCGCCGTGTTCTCCTCGCGCTGGTTCGGGGTGGAGCTGAAGATGGTGGGGTTCCACGGTTCGCTCACGGCCACCGAGATGACCGTGCCGTTGCTGGTGGACGCGCCGGGCTCGTAG
- a CDS encoding DUF5998 family protein: MADRYEQIATDRWAELREAIQQTGYYPNVVTEGMVDALAGEAVEAYVLHHEPTFDREEIRRHLTVLVMTGSRLVLTHTDEHPPDDLLPEPYTSTTTEAVPLGSVTSVVTTRMVATSPTAPDGGGPTREAVITIGWGSVSRVDLEPAQCSDPTCDADHGYSGNITGDDFTLRLSATADGDDAVAQLLDFGRRLSAATAGR, encoded by the coding sequence ATGGCAGACAGGTACGAGCAGATCGCCACCGACCGCTGGGCCGAGCTTCGCGAGGCGATCCAGCAGACGGGGTACTACCCGAACGTCGTCACCGAGGGCATGGTCGACGCGCTCGCCGGTGAGGCCGTCGAGGCGTACGTGCTGCACCATGAGCCGACGTTCGACCGCGAGGAGATCCGTCGGCACCTGACGGTGCTCGTGATGACCGGAAGCAGGCTCGTCCTGACCCACACCGACGAGCACCCGCCCGACGACCTGCTGCCCGAGCCGTACACCTCGACGACGACCGAGGCGGTCCCGCTCGGCTCGGTCACGTCGGTCGTGACCACGCGGATGGTCGCGACCTCACCGACCGCGCCCGACGGCGGCGGCCCCACCCGCGAGGCGGTGATCACGATCGGCTGGGGGAGTGTCAGCCGCGTCGACCTGGAGCCGGCACAGTGCTCCGACCCGACCTGCGATGCCGACCACGGCTACTCGGGCAACATCACCGGTGACGACTTCACACTGCGCCTCTCGGCGACCGCCGACGGCGACGACGCGGTCGCTCAGCTGCTCGACTTCGGACGGCGGCTCTCGGCCGCGACCGCTGGTCGCTGA
- a CDS encoding bifunctional acetate--CoA ligase family protein/GNAT family N-acetyltransferase: protein MDSALDSSDGDAALGYPRHWEADVVLRDGRAAQLRPITPDDAQGLVDFYARVSDESKYFRFFAPYPKLSDRDVARFTQVNYQSRVAFVVTIAKQIIAIGRYDAIDDREAEVAFLVEDAHQGRGLGQLLLEHLAQVGREREYEKFVAEILPENTRMIQVFREQGYEVEGSVEDGVMRLVFSIDPTDTAIGVMQAREHRAEAASIQRFMRAKSVAVIGASRRQDTIGQMLIRNLVLADFTGAVYAVNPQAEAVSGLPAYGSVQEIPGDVDLAVIAVPAEAVPEVVLDCAGKGVHGIIVISSGFAETGEEGRRRQRRLLGLVRSYGLRLVGPNCLGVINTDNATRINASLSPLMPPRGRVGFFCQSGALGVAILETVDRRGLGLSTFVSAGNRADVSGNDLLQYWEEDDATEVVLLYLESIGNPRKFSRIARRVGRRKPVVAVKSGRTTQGVPVGHAVQRTTAPQAAVDAMFRQAGVIQVDTLDEMFDVAQLLAHQPLPRGPRVAVVGNSDAMGLLVADAASAAGLHVREPIALGADANEDDFEEALDTAIEDPDVDSVVAVYVPPLNVSGEDVANVLAAVGEQSDKPIVSAFLGTEGVPELLRVPDVEGAAGRGSVPSYPAPESAVRALARVVAYAEWAGRPQGEQAHFDEVRTHEAHALLLRTLKEEPQGRDLSLEETHELLADYGVDLWTRQRVGSLDEAIAAGKVLGWDVVLKATAPHLRTRPDLAHVWRNIHDEDDMSDAWDSLTSIIDVPESAGFVVQRMSSPGTPISIRAVEDPLFGPLVSFGLSGAPSELMGDRAYRIPPLTDVDAATMVREIKSAPLLLGYRGSEPADVGAIEDLLQRVAVLKDDHPELASLNLDLVLAGAHGTTVLNATARTAPASDNRSEWFVRRMSRPVGLGDTMPS from the coding sequence GTGGACAGCGCACTCGACAGCAGCGATGGGGACGCGGCTCTCGGCTACCCGCGGCACTGGGAGGCCGATGTCGTCCTGCGCGACGGCCGCGCCGCTCAGCTGCGCCCGATCACCCCCGATGACGCGCAGGGGCTCGTCGACTTCTACGCGCGGGTGTCCGACGAGTCGAAGTACTTCCGGTTCTTCGCGCCGTACCCGAAGCTCTCCGACCGCGATGTCGCGCGCTTCACCCAGGTCAACTACCAGAGCCGGGTCGCGTTCGTGGTGACGATCGCCAAGCAGATCATCGCGATCGGCCGCTACGACGCGATCGACGACCGCGAGGCGGAGGTGGCGTTCCTGGTCGAGGATGCCCACCAGGGCCGCGGGCTCGGGCAGCTGCTGCTCGAGCATCTCGCGCAGGTCGGCCGGGAGCGGGAGTACGAGAAGTTCGTCGCCGAGATCCTGCCCGAGAACACCCGGATGATCCAGGTGTTCCGCGAGCAGGGGTACGAGGTCGAGGGCTCGGTCGAGGACGGCGTCATGCGACTGGTGTTCTCGATCGACCCGACCGACACTGCCATCGGCGTGATGCAGGCTCGTGAGCACCGGGCCGAGGCCGCGTCGATCCAGCGGTTCATGCGGGCCAAGAGCGTCGCGGTCATCGGTGCGAGCCGGCGCCAGGACACGATCGGGCAGATGCTCATCCGGAACCTGGTGCTCGCCGACTTCACCGGCGCCGTGTACGCCGTGAACCCGCAGGCCGAGGCGGTGTCGGGGTTGCCGGCGTACGGGTCGGTGCAGGAGATCCCGGGCGACGTCGACCTCGCGGTCATCGCGGTCCCGGCGGAGGCGGTGCCAGAGGTCGTACTCGACTGTGCCGGCAAGGGTGTGCACGGCATCATCGTGATCTCCTCGGGCTTCGCCGAGACGGGCGAGGAGGGACGCCGCCGACAGCGCCGGCTGCTCGGCCTCGTCCGCAGCTACGGACTCCGGCTCGTCGGACCGAACTGCCTCGGCGTCATCAACACCGACAACGCGACCAGGATCAACGCGTCGCTCTCGCCGCTGATGCCGCCGCGCGGTCGAGTCGGCTTCTTCTGTCAGTCCGGTGCCCTCGGCGTCGCGATCCTGGAGACCGTCGACCGGCGCGGCCTCGGCCTCTCCACCTTCGTTTCGGCCGGCAACCGCGCGGACGTCTCGGGCAACGACCTCCTGCAGTACTGGGAGGAGGACGACGCAACCGAGGTCGTCCTGCTCTACCTCGAGTCGATCGGCAACCCGCGCAAGTTCTCCCGGATCGCCCGCCGGGTCGGTCGGCGCAAGCCGGTCGTTGCCGTCAAGTCCGGGCGTACGACGCAGGGCGTGCCGGTCGGGCACGCCGTCCAGCGTACGACCGCGCCGCAGGCCGCCGTCGACGCGATGTTCCGCCAGGCGGGCGTCATCCAGGTCGACACCCTCGACGAGATGTTCGACGTCGCGCAGCTGCTCGCGCACCAGCCGCTGCCGCGCGGCCCGCGGGTCGCGGTCGTCGGCAACTCCGATGCCATGGGGCTACTCGTCGCCGACGCCGCAAGCGCGGCAGGGCTGCACGTGCGCGAACCCATCGCGCTGGGTGCGGACGCGAACGAGGACGACTTCGAGGAGGCGCTGGACACCGCGATCGAGGACCCCGACGTCGACTCCGTCGTCGCGGTGTACGTTCCGCCGCTCAACGTGTCCGGCGAAGACGTCGCGAACGTCCTCGCCGCCGTCGGCGAGCAGTCGGACAAGCCGATCGTGTCGGCGTTCCTCGGCACCGAGGGAGTGCCGGAGCTGCTGCGCGTCCCCGACGTCGAGGGTGCCGCCGGACGCGGTTCCGTGCCGTCGTACCCCGCGCCCGAGTCGGCGGTACGCGCGCTCGCTCGCGTCGTCGCGTACGCCGAGTGGGCCGGGCGGCCGCAGGGCGAGCAGGCCCACTTCGACGAGGTCCGTACGCACGAGGCGCATGCGTTGCTCCTCCGCACGCTCAAGGAGGAGCCGCAGGGGCGCGACCTGTCGCTCGAGGAGACCCATGAGCTGCTGGCCGACTACGGCGTCGACCTGTGGACGCGCCAGCGCGTCGGCTCGCTCGATGAGGCGATCGCGGCGGGCAAGGTGCTCGGCTGGGATGTCGTGCTCAAGGCGACGGCGCCGCACCTGCGTACCCGTCCCGACCTCGCGCACGTGTGGCGCAACATCCACGACGAGGACGACATGAGCGACGCGTGGGACTCCTTGACGAGCATCATCGACGTACCGGAGTCCGCCGGTTTCGTGGTGCAGCGGATGTCGTCGCCCGGTACGCCGATCTCGATCCGCGCCGTCGAGGACCCGTTGTTCGGGCCACTGGTGTCGTTCGGCCTGTCGGGTGCTCCGAGTGAGCTGATGGGCGACCGTGCGTACCGGATCCCGCCGCTGACCGATGTCGATGCCGCAACGATGGTGCGCGAGATCAAGTCGGCGCCGCTGCTGCTCGGTTACCGCGGGAGCGAGCCGGCGGATGTCGGCGCGATCGAAGACCTGCTCCAGCGGGTGGCCGTGCTGAAGGACGACCACCCCGAGCTTGCGTCGCTCAACCTCGATCTCGTCCTCGCGGGCGCACACGGTACGACGGTGCTCAACGCGACCGCGCGTACGGCACCGGCGAGCGACAACCGCAGCGAGTGGTTCGTACGGCGGATGAGTCGCCCGGTCGGGCTCGGCGACACGATGCCGAGCTGA